A genomic region of Glycine max cultivar Williams 82 chromosome 15, Glycine_max_v4.0, whole genome shotgun sequence contains the following coding sequences:
- the LOC100818661 gene encoding uncharacterized protein has product MSPSAKSKSKSQEKASARGGKEQHKTSPKTSKSPTHGSGTPASAHNPISGTFQTPETSLVASSTQVHDNSHFPKIDDADEHSRSPQGMVSECDSVSNNGSCSGESEESKEKVTVTNSSTQPDSILGCDNDRREKIRLKNERKHQRQRERRAQELHDRCCGYLMSRKLESLAQKLVAMGFSSERATLALMLNDGKLEQSVSWLFEGSEEQSQSKDTTSLISEGNMKIDIRDELAQISALEVKYNCSKQEVERAVVACEGDLQKAENTLRTQNQEFPTTQSKSEDSAQNNSSLVRSQGSPAASVSMQHRGNENDFNHYNRVGGSDSMFPDVETGNVHSLQSNHPNLMTEKRWSGVPGSSLSAMFAMAPSMQAVPPFVKMEGGWPISLANEGRMIQQGVGREPVMMQHPQFTNAKQNSMMSLNSFPSGAAGWYANSIPGADNVRSNGKLLQTQSIRSVSPNHLEQFCQAPYREYSHFLGPVDYSSAGVGGYCKPMGASSSPPPTIPPRHQGSWSTGASSPSLMVPTSLGLFSGHQNAARTFNSHSHMDWNTVGFMPEFDYSSIDWSLNAPSSSVSGGLWLGISSMLRNSYGDRRGSQCMSGLQMARETSSSGGLREWTTPFAGKDIFRVPRQFVTSPPM; this is encoded by the coding sequence ATGTCTCCATCAGCGAAATCAAAATCCAAGTCCCAGGAGAAGGCCTCTGCAAGGGGGGGTAAGGAACAACATAAGACTTCTCCAAAGACTTCCAAGTCTCCAACTCATGGGAGTGGCACTCCTGCTAGTGCACACAATCCCATCTCGGGAACATTTCAAACTCCAGAAACATCATTGGTTGCTTCCTCTACTCAAGTTCATGACAACAGTCATTTCCCAAAAATAGATGATGCAGATGAGCATTCTAGAAGTCCTCAAGGAATGGTGTCTGAATGTGATTCGGTTTCTAACAATGGTAGCTGCTCTGGTGAATCAGAAGAGTCTAAAGAGAAGGTAACAGTAACAAACTCTTCTACTCAGCCAGACAGTATACTTGGTTGTGATAATGATAGAAGGGAGAAGATCCGCTTGAAGAACGAGAGGAAGCACCAGAGGCAGAGGGAAAGGAGAGCACAGGAGTTGCATGACCGTTGTTGTGGGTACCTAATGTCAAGAAAGCTAGAATCACTTGCACAGAAGTTAGTGGCGATGGGGTTCTCTTCTGAGCGAGCGACGTTGGCCTTAATGTTAAATGACGGAAAATTAGAGCAATCAGTTTCCTGGCTATTTGAAGGGAGTGAAGAACAATCACAAAGCAAGGATACTACTAGCCTTATAAGTGAGGGTAATATGAAAATTGACATACGTGATGAGCTTGCTCAGATATCTGCCCTGGAGGTAAAGTACAATTGTTCAAAGCAAGAGGTTGAAAGAGCAGTTGTTGCTTGTGAAGGTGATCTTCAAAAGGCAGAAAATACCTTAAGAACACAGAATCAGGAATTTCCTACAACCCAATCGAAGTCAGAAGATTCTGCTCAAAATAATAGTAGTCTGGTGAGATCACAAGGATCACCAGCAGCATCGGTTTCAATGCAGCACAGAGGGAATGAAAATGACTTTAACCATTACAACAGGGTAGGTGGTTCGGATTCCATGTTTCCGGATGTTGAAACCGGGAATGTACATTCTCTACAATCGAATCATCCAAATTTAATGACTGAGAAAAGATGGAGTGGTGTTCCAGGATCAAGCCTGTCTGCTATGTTTGCCATGGCACCATCCATGCAAGCAGTGCCTCCATTTGTTAAAATGGAGGGCGGATGGCCTATTTCCCTTGCAAATGAAGGAAGAATGATTCAACAAGGAGTAGGAAGGGAGCCGGTAATGATGCAACATCCACAATTCACAAATGCCAAACAGAACTCTATGATGTCTTTAAATTCCTTTCCTTCAGGAGCAGCAGGTTGGTATGCAAATAGTATTCCAGGTGCTGACAATGTGAGATCAAATGGGAAGTTACTACAAACTCAAAGCATAAGAAGTGTGAGCCCAAATCATTTGGAGCAATTTTGTCAAGCTCCGTATAGGGAATATTCTCATTTCCTTGGACCAGTAGACTACTCATCTGCTGGAGTGGGTGGTTATTGCAAGCCAATGGGTGCATCATCATCACCTCCACCTACAATTCCTCCTCGGCATCAAGGTTCATGGAGCACGGGCGCGTCTTCACCATCGCTCATGGTGCCAACTTCCCTTGGACTATTTTCTGGTCATCAGAATGCAGCCAGAACATTCAACTCACATTCACACATGGATTGGAACACTGTGGGTTTCATGCCAGAATTTGACTACAGCAGCATAGATTGGAGTTTGAATGCGCCATCTTCTTCCGTGTCGGGTGGACTGTGGCTAGGGATCTCTTCAATGTTGAGAAACAGTTATGGGGATAGGAGGGGCAGTCAATGCATGAGTGGATTGCAAATGGCTAGGGAAACTTCATCATCTGGTGGATTGAGAGAGTGGACCACTCCTTTTGCTGGGAAGGACATATTCAGAGTTCCTAGGCAGTTTGTTACCTCTCCTCCTATGTAG